The Juglans microcarpa x Juglans regia isolate MS1-56 chromosome 2S, Jm3101_v1.0, whole genome shotgun sequence genome has a window encoding:
- the LOC121252074 gene encoding polypyrimidine tract-binding protein homolog 3-like isoform X2 — protein sequence MTEPSKVLHVRNVGYEITENDLLQLVQPFGVVTKSVMLRAKNQALIQMQDVGSAVNVMQYYANIQPSVRGRNVYIQFSSHQELTTVDQNPQGRNQDAPPNRILLVTIHHMLYPMTVEVLHQVFSPYGFVEKIVTFQKSAGFQALIQYQSHQSALSAIDALQGRNIYDGCCQLDIQFSNLSELQVNYNNERSRDFTNPALPSEQKGRSSQSGYGDAGSMYGLQPPGTRAVAFPQMGDAAAITAAFSGGLPPGISGTNDRCTVLVSNLNPDKFDEDKLFNLFSLYGNIVRIKLLRSKPDHALIQMGDGFQAELAVHFLKGALLFGKQLEVNFSKYPNITPAPDTHDYSNSNLNRFNRNAAKNYRYCCSPTKMVHLSTLPQEITDDDLVTHLEEHGTIVNTKIFEANGKKQALVLFETEEQAAEALVCKHATSIDGSIIRISFSQLQTI from the exons ATGACAGAGCCTTCAAAAGTTCTTCATGTTCGAAACGTGGGTTACGAGATAACTGAG AATGATTTGCTTCAACTGGTTCAGCCTTTTGGGGTTGTTACTAAATCAGTGATGCTTCGTGCAAAGAACCAG gCTCTTATCCAGATGCAGGATGTGGGATCCGCTGTCAATGTAATGCAATACTACGCAAATATTCAACCTAGTGTTCG GGGGAGAAATGTTTACATTCAGTTCTCTTCACATCAAGAACTGACTACAGTGGATCAGAACCCTCAAGGGCGCAACCAG GATGCGCCGCCTAATCGAATTCTCTTAGTCACAATTCATCACATGCTATATCCAATGACAGTGGAAGTGCTTCATCAAGTGTTTTCTCCTTATGGTTTTGTGGAGAAGATTGTCACATTTCAGAAGTCAGCTG GTTTTCAAGCCCTTATCCAGTACCAGTCACACCAGAGTGCCCTTTCTGCAATTGATGCACTTCAG GGACGAAATATTTATGATGGCTGTTGTCAGCTGGATATTCAGTTTTCAAA CCTTTCTGAGCTACAGGTGAACTACAATAATGAGCGCTCCAG GGATTTCACAAACCCAGCTCTACCTTCAGAACAAAAGGGCAGATCCTCCCAA TCAGGGTATGGTGATGCGGGGAGCATGTATGGTCTTCAACCTCCTGGAACTCGGGCAG TGGCATTTCCACAG ATGGGAGATGCTGCAGCCATCACAGCTGCCTTTAGTGGGGGCCTGCCTCCTGGAATAAGTGGCACAAATGACAGGTGCACTGTCTTGGTCTCTAATCTAAATCCTGAT AAATTTGATGAGGATAAGTTGTTCAATTTATTTTCCCTTTATGGAAACATTGTGAGGATTAAGCTTCTCCGTAGTAAACCAGATCATGCCCTTATTCAAATGGGAGATGGATTCCAGGCAGAGTTGGCTGTGCACTTCTTGaag GGAGCATTGCTCTTTGGGAAACAGCTGGAGGTAAACTTCTCCAAGTATCCAAATATAACACCAGCCCCAGACACCCATGATTACTCCAATTCAAACCTTAACCGCTTTAACCGTAATGCTGCCAAAAACTACCGGTATTGCTGTTCACCAACCAAGATGGTCCACCTGTCCACCCTCCCTCAGGAAATTACGGACGATGACTTGGTGACGCACCTGGAGGAGCATGGGACTATTGTTAACACCAAAATCTTTGAGGCAAATGGGAAGAAACAAGCCTTAGTTCTGTTTGAGACTGAAGAGCAAGCCGCTGAGGCACTTGTCTGCAAGCATGCCACCTCTATTGATGGATCAATTATCCGAATCTCATTCTCCCAATTGCAGACTATCTAG
- the LOC121252074 gene encoding polypyrimidine tract-binding protein homolog 3-like isoform X3, producing MTEPSKVLHVRNVGYEITENDLLQLVQPFGVVTKSVMLRAKNQALIQMQDVGSAVNGEKCLHSVLFTSRTDYSGSEPSRAQPGFQALIQYQSHQSALSAIDALQGRNIYDGCCQLDIQFSNLSELQVNYNNERSRDFTNPALPSEQKGRSSQSGYGDAGSMYGLQPPGTRAVAFPQVCVDQAFLLAFLFQMGDAAAITAAFSGGLPPGISGTNDRCTVLVSNLNPDKFDEDKLFNLFSLYGNIVRIKLLRSKPDHALIQMGDGFQAELAVHFLKGALLFGKQLEVNFSKYPNITPAPDTHDYSNSNLNRFNRNAAKNYRYCCSPTKMVHLSTLPQEITDDDLVTHLEEHGTIVNTKIFEANGKKQALVLFETEEQAAEALVCKHATSIDGSIIRISFSQLQTI from the exons ATGACAGAGCCTTCAAAAGTTCTTCATGTTCGAAACGTGGGTTACGAGATAACTGAG AATGATTTGCTTCAACTGGTTCAGCCTTTTGGGGTTGTTACTAAATCAGTGATGCTTCGTGCAAAGAACCAG gCTCTTATCCAGATGCAGGATGTGGGATCCGCTGTCAAT GGGGAGAAATGTTTACATTCAGTTCTCTTCACATCAAGAACTGACTACAGTGGATCAGAACCCTCAAGGGCGCAACCAG GTTTTCAAGCCCTTATCCAGTACCAGTCACACCAGAGTGCCCTTTCTGCAATTGATGCACTTCAG GGACGAAATATTTATGATGGCTGTTGTCAGCTGGATATTCAGTTTTCAAA CCTTTCTGAGCTACAGGTGAACTACAATAATGAGCGCTCCAG GGATTTCACAAACCCAGCTCTACCTTCAGAACAAAAGGGCAGATCCTCCCAA TCAGGGTATGGTGATGCGGGGAGCATGTATGGTCTTCAACCTCCTGGAACTCGGGCAG TGGCATTTCCACAGGTTTGTGTTGATCAAGCTTTTCTCTTGGCCTTCCTTTTCCAG ATGGGAGATGCTGCAGCCATCACAGCTGCCTTTAGTGGGGGCCTGCCTCCTGGAATAAGTGGCACAAATGACAGGTGCACTGTCTTGGTCTCTAATCTAAATCCTGAT AAATTTGATGAGGATAAGTTGTTCAATTTATTTTCCCTTTATGGAAACATTGTGAGGATTAAGCTTCTCCGTAGTAAACCAGATCATGCCCTTATTCAAATGGGAGATGGATTCCAGGCAGAGTTGGCTGTGCACTTCTTGaag GGAGCATTGCTCTTTGGGAAACAGCTGGAGGTAAACTTCTCCAAGTATCCAAATATAACACCAGCCCCAGACACCCATGATTACTCCAATTCAAACCTTAACCGCTTTAACCGTAATGCTGCCAAAAACTACCGGTATTGCTGTTCACCAACCAAGATGGTCCACCTGTCCACCCTCCCTCAGGAAATTACGGACGATGACTTGGTGACGCACCTGGAGGAGCATGGGACTATTGTTAACACCAAAATCTTTGAGGCAAATGGGAAGAAACAAGCCTTAGTTCTGTTTGAGACTGAAGAGCAAGCCGCTGAGGCACTTGTCTGCAAGCATGCCACCTCTATTGATGGATCAATTATCCGAATCTCATTCTCCCAATTGCAGACTATCTAG
- the LOC121251912 gene encoding RNA-binding protein 39-like — MDFDAYEYLEKTVEENEDRDSKRKNRSKEGSERTYRKRDVDDEDPALPDGEDRKTRRSRADDENGSDRRDRERSSHRDKDRHHRDSEREKDRERERERERSGREKEKERERRERDKEKERERDRREKEKEKEKEKEREKERERREKEERERSRRSRSRSDRDRERERDLEMRDNRRFKDKKEAVEPEADPERDQRTVFAYQMPLKATERDAYEFFSRAGKVRDVRLIMDRNSRRSKGVGYIEFYDAMSVPMAIALSGQLLLGQPVMVKPSEAEKNLVQSTASGGGSGGLAGPYGAVDRKLYVGNLHFNMTESQLRAIFEPFGPVELVQLPLDLETGQCKGFGFVQFSKLEDAKAAQSLNGKLELAGRTIKVSSVTDHVGAQDTGAKTADFDDDDGVSLNAQSRALLMQKLDRSGIATSIAGSLGAPVLNGSAPNPQALSLPVNGQAAVSVPALPAQAIPTPAAEPVGTPSECLLLKNMFDPATEMDPDFDMDIKEDVEEECSKYGRVRHIHVDKNSDGFVYLRFETVEAAMAAQRAMHLRWFARRLISALFMQPHVYEATFKDGE; from the exons ATGGACTTCGACGCTTACGAGTACTTGGAGAAGACGGTGGAGGAGAACGAAGACCGGGACTCGAAGAGGAAGAATAGGAGCAAGGAAGGTAGCGAGAGGACCTACAGGAAGAGGGATGTCGACGATGAGGATCCTGCTCTCCCCGACGGCGAGGACCGAAAGACCAGGAGGTCCAGAGCCGACGACGAGAATGGCAGCGACAGGCGCGACCGAGAGCGTTCTAGTCATCGAGATAAGGATCGGCATCACAGAGATTCGGAGAGAGAGAAGGACCGCGAGCGCGAGCGAGAGCGAGAACGGAGTggtagagagaaagagaaggagagagagagaagggagagggacaaggagaaggagagggagagagataggagggaaaaggagaaggagaaggagaaggagaaggagagggagaaagaaagggaaagaagggagaaagaggagagagaaaggtcGCGGAGAAGCAGGAGTCGATCGGACCGCGAccgagagagggaaagagaccTAGAAATGAGAGACAACag gagatttaaagataaaaaagaagcaGTGGAGCCAGAAGCTGATCCAGAAAGGGATCAGAGAACTGTCTTTGCATACCAG ATGCCTCTCAAGGCAACTGAGAGGGATGCGTATGAGTTCTTCTCAAGAGCAGGCAAG GTGAGGGATGTTCGCCTGATCATGGACAGGAATTCAAGACGGTCCAAGGGAGTTGG GTATATTGAATTCTATGATGCAATGTCTGTGCCAATGGCAATTGCTCTCTCTGGCCAACTACTTCTTGGACAACCTGTTATGGTTAAACCTTCTGAGGCTGAAAAGAACCTAGTTCAATCTACTGCTTCTGGTGGGGGTTCAGGTGGTCTTGCAGGTCCATATGGGGCAGTGGATAGAAAACTGTATGTGGGCAACTTACACTTCAATATGACGGAAAGCCAGCTTAGAGCG ATTTTTGAACCATTTGGTCCTGTGGAGCTTGTGCAACTGCCCCTTGACCTTGAGACTGGACAATgcaagggttttgggtttgttCAA TTTTCCAAGCTTGAAGATGCAAAGGCAGCTCAATCTTTGAATGGAAAATTGGAACTTGCTGGTCGAACTATCAAG GTTTCGTCCGTTACGGATCATGTTGGAGCACAAGATACGGGAGCAAAAACTGCAgactttgatgatgatgatggggtg TCTTTGAATGCTCAATCAAGAGCACTGCTTATGCAGAAGCTGGATCGCTCCGGTATTGCCACAAG TATTGCAGGTTCTCTCGGAGCTCCTGTGCTGAATGGGTCAGCTCCAAATCCACAAGCCCTTAGTTTACCAGTCAACGGGCAAGCTGCAGTTTCTGTGCCAGCCCTTCCAGCGCAAGCTATCCCTACCCCAGCTGCAGAACCTGTTGGAACCCCCAGCGAGTGCTTACTGCTGAAGAATATGTTTGATCCGGCAACTGAG ATGGATCCAGATTTTGATATGGACATCAAAGAGGACGTGGAAGAAGAATGCTCTAAATATGGCCGAGTGAGGCATATTCATGTGGACAA AAACAGTGATGGTTTTGTGTATTTGCGGTTTGAAACTGTGGAAGCTGCAATGGCTGCTCAACGTGCAATGCATTTGAGATGGTTTGCTCGCAGGTTGATTTCAGCCTTGTTCATG CAACCCCATGTATATGAAGCTACGTTTAAAGATGGAGAATGA
- the LOC121252074 gene encoding polypyrimidine tract-binding protein homolog 3-like isoform X5, with product MTEPSKVLHVRNVGYEITENDLLQLVQPFGVVTKSVMLRAKNQALIQMQDVGSAVNGEKCLHSVLFTSRTDYSGSEPSRAQPGFQALIQYQSHQSALSAIDALQGRNIYDGCCQLDIQFSNLSELQVNYNNERSRDFTNPALPSEQKGRSSQSGYGDAGSMYGLQPPGTRAVAFPQMGDAAAITAAFSGGLPPGISGTNDRCTVLVSNLNPDKFDEDKLFNLFSLYGNIVRIKLLRSKPDHALIQMGDGFQAELAVHFLKGALLFGKQLEVNFSKYPNITPAPDTHDYSNSNLNRFNRNAAKNYRYCCSPTKMVHLSTLPQEITDDDLVTHLEEHGTIVNTKIFEANGKKQALVLFETEEQAAEALVCKHATSIDGSIIRISFSQLQTI from the exons ATGACAGAGCCTTCAAAAGTTCTTCATGTTCGAAACGTGGGTTACGAGATAACTGAG AATGATTTGCTTCAACTGGTTCAGCCTTTTGGGGTTGTTACTAAATCAGTGATGCTTCGTGCAAAGAACCAG gCTCTTATCCAGATGCAGGATGTGGGATCCGCTGTCAAT GGGGAGAAATGTTTACATTCAGTTCTCTTCACATCAAGAACTGACTACAGTGGATCAGAACCCTCAAGGGCGCAACCAG GTTTTCAAGCCCTTATCCAGTACCAGTCACACCAGAGTGCCCTTTCTGCAATTGATGCACTTCAG GGACGAAATATTTATGATGGCTGTTGTCAGCTGGATATTCAGTTTTCAAA CCTTTCTGAGCTACAGGTGAACTACAATAATGAGCGCTCCAG GGATTTCACAAACCCAGCTCTACCTTCAGAACAAAAGGGCAGATCCTCCCAA TCAGGGTATGGTGATGCGGGGAGCATGTATGGTCTTCAACCTCCTGGAACTCGGGCAG TGGCATTTCCACAG ATGGGAGATGCTGCAGCCATCACAGCTGCCTTTAGTGGGGGCCTGCCTCCTGGAATAAGTGGCACAAATGACAGGTGCACTGTCTTGGTCTCTAATCTAAATCCTGAT AAATTTGATGAGGATAAGTTGTTCAATTTATTTTCCCTTTATGGAAACATTGTGAGGATTAAGCTTCTCCGTAGTAAACCAGATCATGCCCTTATTCAAATGGGAGATGGATTCCAGGCAGAGTTGGCTGTGCACTTCTTGaag GGAGCATTGCTCTTTGGGAAACAGCTGGAGGTAAACTTCTCCAAGTATCCAAATATAACACCAGCCCCAGACACCCATGATTACTCCAATTCAAACCTTAACCGCTTTAACCGTAATGCTGCCAAAAACTACCGGTATTGCTGTTCACCAACCAAGATGGTCCACCTGTCCACCCTCCCTCAGGAAATTACGGACGATGACTTGGTGACGCACCTGGAGGAGCATGGGACTATTGTTAACACCAAAATCTTTGAGGCAAATGGGAAGAAACAAGCCTTAGTTCTGTTTGAGACTGAAGAGCAAGCCGCTGAGGCACTTGTCTGCAAGCATGCCACCTCTATTGATGGATCAATTATCCGAATCTCATTCTCCCAATTGCAGACTATCTAG
- the LOC121252074 gene encoding polypyrimidine tract-binding protein homolog 3-like isoform X4, with amino-acid sequence MWDPLSMGRNVYIQFSSHQELTTVDQNPQGRNQDAPPNRILLVTIHHMLYPMTVEVLHQVFSPYGFVEKIVTFQKSAGFQALIQYQSHQSALSAIDALQGRNIYDGCCQLDIQFSNLSELQVNYNNERSRDFTNPALPSEQKGRSSQSGYGDAGSMYGLQPPGTRAVAFPQVCVDQAFLLAFLFQMGDAAAITAAFSGGLPPGISGTNDRCTVLVSNLNPDKFDEDKLFNLFSLYGNIVRIKLLRSKPDHALIQMGDGFQAELAVHFLKGALLFGKQLEVNFSKYPNITPAPDTHDYSNSNLNRFNRNAAKNYRYCCSPTKMVHLSTLPQEITDDDLVTHLEEHGTIVNTKIFEANGKKQALVLFETEEQAAEALVCKHATSIDGSIIRISFSQLQTI; translated from the exons ATGTGGGATCCGCTGTCAAT GGGGAGAAATGTTTACATTCAGTTCTCTTCACATCAAGAACTGACTACAGTGGATCAGAACCCTCAAGGGCGCAACCAG GATGCGCCGCCTAATCGAATTCTCTTAGTCACAATTCATCACATGCTATATCCAATGACAGTGGAAGTGCTTCATCAAGTGTTTTCTCCTTATGGTTTTGTGGAGAAGATTGTCACATTTCAGAAGTCAGCTG GTTTTCAAGCCCTTATCCAGTACCAGTCACACCAGAGTGCCCTTTCTGCAATTGATGCACTTCAG GGACGAAATATTTATGATGGCTGTTGTCAGCTGGATATTCAGTTTTCAAA CCTTTCTGAGCTACAGGTGAACTACAATAATGAGCGCTCCAG GGATTTCACAAACCCAGCTCTACCTTCAGAACAAAAGGGCAGATCCTCCCAA TCAGGGTATGGTGATGCGGGGAGCATGTATGGTCTTCAACCTCCTGGAACTCGGGCAG TGGCATTTCCACAGGTTTGTGTTGATCAAGCTTTTCTCTTGGCCTTCCTTTTCCAG ATGGGAGATGCTGCAGCCATCACAGCTGCCTTTAGTGGGGGCCTGCCTCCTGGAATAAGTGGCACAAATGACAGGTGCACTGTCTTGGTCTCTAATCTAAATCCTGAT AAATTTGATGAGGATAAGTTGTTCAATTTATTTTCCCTTTATGGAAACATTGTGAGGATTAAGCTTCTCCGTAGTAAACCAGATCATGCCCTTATTCAAATGGGAGATGGATTCCAGGCAGAGTTGGCTGTGCACTTCTTGaag GGAGCATTGCTCTTTGGGAAACAGCTGGAGGTAAACTTCTCCAAGTATCCAAATATAACACCAGCCCCAGACACCCATGATTACTCCAATTCAAACCTTAACCGCTTTAACCGTAATGCTGCCAAAAACTACCGGTATTGCTGTTCACCAACCAAGATGGTCCACCTGTCCACCCTCCCTCAGGAAATTACGGACGATGACTTGGTGACGCACCTGGAGGAGCATGGGACTATTGTTAACACCAAAATCTTTGAGGCAAATGGGAAGAAACAAGCCTTAGTTCTGTTTGAGACTGAAGAGCAAGCCGCTGAGGCACTTGTCTGCAAGCATGCCACCTCTATTGATGGATCAATTATCCGAATCTCATTCTCCCAATTGCAGACTATCTAG
- the LOC121252074 gene encoding polypyrimidine tract-binding protein homolog 3-like isoform X1 — MTEPSKVLHVRNVGYEITENDLLQLVQPFGVVTKSVMLRAKNQALIQMQDVGSAVNVMQYYANIQPSVRGRNVYIQFSSHQELTTVDQNPQGRNQDAPPNRILLVTIHHMLYPMTVEVLHQVFSPYGFVEKIVTFQKSAGFQALIQYQSHQSALSAIDALQGRNIYDGCCQLDIQFSNLSELQVNYNNERSRDFTNPALPSEQKGRSSQSGYGDAGSMYGLQPPGTRAVAFPQVCVDQAFLLAFLFQMGDAAAITAAFSGGLPPGISGTNDRCTVLVSNLNPDKFDEDKLFNLFSLYGNIVRIKLLRSKPDHALIQMGDGFQAELAVHFLKGALLFGKQLEVNFSKYPNITPAPDTHDYSNSNLNRFNRNAAKNYRYCCSPTKMVHLSTLPQEITDDDLVTHLEEHGTIVNTKIFEANGKKQALVLFETEEQAAEALVCKHATSIDGSIIRISFSQLQTI; from the exons ATGACAGAGCCTTCAAAAGTTCTTCATGTTCGAAACGTGGGTTACGAGATAACTGAG AATGATTTGCTTCAACTGGTTCAGCCTTTTGGGGTTGTTACTAAATCAGTGATGCTTCGTGCAAAGAACCAG gCTCTTATCCAGATGCAGGATGTGGGATCCGCTGTCAATGTAATGCAATACTACGCAAATATTCAACCTAGTGTTCG GGGGAGAAATGTTTACATTCAGTTCTCTTCACATCAAGAACTGACTACAGTGGATCAGAACCCTCAAGGGCGCAACCAG GATGCGCCGCCTAATCGAATTCTCTTAGTCACAATTCATCACATGCTATATCCAATGACAGTGGAAGTGCTTCATCAAGTGTTTTCTCCTTATGGTTTTGTGGAGAAGATTGTCACATTTCAGAAGTCAGCTG GTTTTCAAGCCCTTATCCAGTACCAGTCACACCAGAGTGCCCTTTCTGCAATTGATGCACTTCAG GGACGAAATATTTATGATGGCTGTTGTCAGCTGGATATTCAGTTTTCAAA CCTTTCTGAGCTACAGGTGAACTACAATAATGAGCGCTCCAG GGATTTCACAAACCCAGCTCTACCTTCAGAACAAAAGGGCAGATCCTCCCAA TCAGGGTATGGTGATGCGGGGAGCATGTATGGTCTTCAACCTCCTGGAACTCGGGCAG TGGCATTTCCACAGGTTTGTGTTGATCAAGCTTTTCTCTTGGCCTTCCTTTTCCAG ATGGGAGATGCTGCAGCCATCACAGCTGCCTTTAGTGGGGGCCTGCCTCCTGGAATAAGTGGCACAAATGACAGGTGCACTGTCTTGGTCTCTAATCTAAATCCTGAT AAATTTGATGAGGATAAGTTGTTCAATTTATTTTCCCTTTATGGAAACATTGTGAGGATTAAGCTTCTCCGTAGTAAACCAGATCATGCCCTTATTCAAATGGGAGATGGATTCCAGGCAGAGTTGGCTGTGCACTTCTTGaag GGAGCATTGCTCTTTGGGAAACAGCTGGAGGTAAACTTCTCCAAGTATCCAAATATAACACCAGCCCCAGACACCCATGATTACTCCAATTCAAACCTTAACCGCTTTAACCGTAATGCTGCCAAAAACTACCGGTATTGCTGTTCACCAACCAAGATGGTCCACCTGTCCACCCTCCCTCAGGAAATTACGGACGATGACTTGGTGACGCACCTGGAGGAGCATGGGACTATTGTTAACACCAAAATCTTTGAGGCAAATGGGAAGAAACAAGCCTTAGTTCTGTTTGAGACTGAAGAGCAAGCCGCTGAGGCACTTGTCTGCAAGCATGCCACCTCTATTGATGGATCAATTATCCGAATCTCATTCTCCCAATTGCAGACTATCTAG